From Ammoniphilus oxalaticus:
ATCAGATCTGGATAATTTGAACTCACCGATATATCTCCCCAATTTTTTCACCTCAGTGTTTAGTATAACCAGTTTAAGCTAGGAACCATCATTTTCCTTTGTAGATGATTTAAGCATTAATTTTTCGAGTGAATTTGATGGAAATAGAATATATTTAACGACGAGCGCGGGCGGGAGAATGAAGCCGAGCAGCGCTTCAATAATTGCGACTCCTTTTGACCATCCTAAAGGAGTAACATCTCCGTAACCGACGGACATCAGCGTAATCGCGCTGAAATAAATGGAGCGAGATAAGCGATCAAAACCTTGGTTTTGATGGGTTTCGCTCGCGTAATGGTCGACGATCGGTCCGAGTTGGAAGTAGTCTAAAAACAGATAGAGAAGTGAGAAACTGAGGACAATATTCAGATAAAGTATAAATAAGGAAGCTAGGTTATAAATAAAAACTTTCTTGTCCAATGGGTTTCTCCTTTCTTCGTTTCGAGTGATACTTATATGTATGAAGATAAGAAGAATATTATTTTGTGTTTGGACAAGAAAAAAGGAACCCACAAGCGAGTGGATTCCTTTTAAGGTTTAACTTTATTTATCGTATGTATCATGAGTGGATAGGCGACAAGTAATCCGGATAATAAAATAATTTCTAATGTTTGTAAGTCCAATAGAGCGCACCTCTATTCTTTTATAATTAATAATCATTATCAATTACAATTATAGCGAATGAGTAAATGATTGTCAATCTCAATTAGAGTTTTTTTTGTCTAATTTGTTTACAAAAGGGTGGAAGCAGCCTATAATTAAAAGTGAAGTTGCCCTAGCGCAAATTACAATTACGTTGTATTGTAATTGTTTTGAATATAAGAGAAGTGAATATTATTTTTTCCTTGGTGCTGCTGTCCATTTGGACAGCAGCACGCGTACTTTAAGGGGGAAATAAATGAAATTCATTATCAAGGAGGGGGGATGTAACGATGAGCGCAAACGTAAAAGAAAAGGTTCAGGAGCGTGATCGGCGTCAAGAAGAAGGGATTGACGTCGCGGCTTGGTTTAAACAACATGGCGAGAGTGTCGCCGTGATTGGCAGCGGGGCGCTTACACTGATGGCTTGGTTGTTGTCGGGTCAATCGCAGCTGTCGGTTGGACTATTCTTGTTGGCTTATATTATCGGTGGATATGCCAAAATGAAGGAAGGTATTATAACGCTCGTTAAAGAGCGCGATTTAGATGTTAATCTATTGATGTTGCTCGCGGCAATCGGGGCGGCAAGCATCGGTTATTGGTTAGAAGGGGCCGTTCTGATTTTTATTTTTGCGGTGAGCGGTGTCCTAGAAAACTATACGTTGGCGAAAAGTTATCGTGAGATCGCTTCTTTGATGGATATGAAGCCAGAGATGGCTGTCCGTCTTATTGACGGTCAGGAACACGCGGTAAAAATAGAGGAATTACAAGTCAAAGATCTCGTCATCGTCAAACCAGGTGAACGGATTCCAGCAGATGGGATCGTGAAGGATGGGGTGTCGTTCGTTGATCAAGCAATGATTACGGGTGAGTCTGTTCCTGTTGAAAAAGCAACAGGCGAGGAAGTTTTTGCCGGTACATTGAATGGGCAAGGCTCGCTCATAATTGAGGTAACAAGTTCAAGTGAGTCAACCTTATTTTCCAAAATTATTCGGATGGTGCAAGAAGCGCAAAGTGAAAAACCAGCTTCACAACAGTTTATGGAAAGATTCGAATCGACTTATGCAAAAAGTGTGCTTGGGATTACCGTTGTTTTAATCATGATTCCACCATTTGTATTTGGCTGGAGTTGGACCGAGGCCCTTTATCGAGCAATGGTCTTTCTCGTTGTCGCTTCGCCTTGCGCCCTCGTTGCTTCCGTTATGCCTGTTATTCTTTCGGCAATCTCTAGTTCAGCAAGGAAAGGGGTTTTATTCAAAGGTGGAGCCCATCTGGAGATTCTAGCGGAGATTAAAGCAATTGCGGTAGATAAAACGGGTACGTTGACCCTCGGTCGTCCTCAAGTGACGGATATTCATGCGTATCAAGGTTATGAGCGGAACGATATTTTACGAATTGCCGGAGCGATCGAAATGATGTCGGAACATCCAATTAGTCTGGCGCTTATTGAGAAGGCGAAGGAAGAAGGGATTGAGCTGATTCGTCCTAATCAAATGCAATCTTTTCCCGGGCGAGGGGTCGCCGCGGAATATGAAGGATTGAACTGGAAAGTTGGGAATGCTGACTTTGTTGGATCCGAGTTGTTTGATGAACAGACGCGCGAACGAATTAACGAGTTGGAAAAACAGGGTAAAACAGTCATCTATCTTACAAATCATGAGGGATTAGCGGGTCTGTTTGCGATAAAAGATACGATTCGGTTGGAAGCAAAGGAAACGATCGCCCAATTGAAAAACCTGGGGATTGCGGTTGTGATGTTAACAGGGGATCGTGAAGGAACGGCTCGCGCGATTGCCGATGAAGCGGGCATTGATGAAGTATACGCTGAAATGCTTCCCGCAGATAAGGTGGAAAAAGTGAAGGAGATGAGACAGAAATACGGTCAGGTTGCGATGCTTGGCGACGGGGTAAACGATGCCCCCGCGCTTGCGACCGCGTCGGTTGGGATCGCGATGGGGATTACAGGCAGTGACGTCTCCTTGGAAACGGCCGATCTGGTGCTTGTGCATGATGATTTAGTAAGATTACCAGGGGCGATTCGAACAAGCCAAAAAGCGCGCAGAGTCATCAAGCAAAACATCGTTTTTTCACTCACAGTGATTTTTCTGCTGATCTTATCTAACTTTTTCCAATTTCTAACGTTACCGCTTGGGGTAATCGGACATGAGGGCAGTACGATTCTTGTCATTTTGAATGGCTTGCGGTTGTTGAAAAGTTAAAGAGCAAACAGGCGGGGGCGAGATTGTTGCGTGATTTAGCCCTCAAGCGTTAAATATATCGACGGTTACAGCCTTTTTTCCTTATTGGAAAGGGGGCTTTTTTTATGCCCGAAGTCTCCGCTTCACGCAGTCTCAACAATGCGCGCCAAATAACACTCAAATGAGTCCAAAATTAACAAATACTTGCATCAGCGCGCTATTTCATTCCCCTTAAACAGAAAAGAGCCCCGATAAATAGATCAGGGCATCTAATATAAATTTTGAATAAATAAAACGAGAATGAAGTTCGCTTTATTTATGCCTTTCTTTTATTATGGTCTATCGTCGGAATCATTTTGATCTTCTTGCATTTTTCTGCTCATCTGTTGCCAAATCGTTCCACTTGCAGCTTCGCCGCGTTCGATTCTTTCCATGGCGAGTCTTGCTTGTAAACTTACTTCGAATTCAGGATCATGTTGGGCTGCCTTTAAATCTTCAAGCGCAGATTCGTCGCCAACTTCAAACAGAAAGCGAGCGGCTCTCCAGCGAACAAGCTTGTTTGAATCGGATAAACTCTCGATCATTGCGGGAATGGCCGCGGGATCTCCAATATCAGACAAGGCGTCTCCCGCCGTCCGTCTGACGGCTGCTGATGAATCCCGCAGCGCCTTGTAGAGGTGCGGCAATGCTTCCGGCTTTTCGATCATTCCTAAATAGACTGTGGCAAGCCTGCGAATCGATGTTTTTGAATCGTTCAAAGCGTCGGCTAGCAGAGGGATGTCTTCGACCGTTGGGTCGATCTTTTCCAAGGCGGCAAATCGTTTTTCCCAGTCGGGATGTTGCAAGAGACTCTCCATTTCGCTTGGAGATAATGTTTCAGCGGGTGTTTCAGGCTTTTCGCCCAACGCTTGCGCCAAGAGGCTTTTGATCCGTTCGTCATCATAAGCGGCTTCGAGTTCTTGGACGACCTCTTCGCCAATTTCTTTAAACGTCCCGTAGCGTGGGCCTTGCTCTTCCCAGGTTCGTTCCAAAATGTAGTTTTCCCCGGTTGATCTTAGTTTCATGACGGCTTTGCTAAATCGTTCAGCAAGTCCGAATCTCGTTTCTTCTGCGCCGGAAACGAGTTTTACTTGCGATGGAATGCCTTTAAACATTTGGATTGATACTTGAATTTCCCCGAATGTATCGGCCGCCGATTGAGTTGGGTCGGCAGTAGTTAAGCTGGAGCCAAAAATTGCGCCGACTTCGGCCAGAATATCGCGCCAATCCGCGCGGGGATGGCGTTCTATTGAAATGAAGTCTAGTACTTGGAATACGCCCTGGACTCCTTTGATTTGGAGCAATTTTTGGATTGCTTCAGGAGCGTTTTCCTTTTTTTCTGTTGTAAAGTTTCTCGAGACCCCTTCCGGCAATTGTTCATCCACATTTAATTTCATCACATTGGGACTAGGGGTTGGTTCAACGGAGAGAATGTTCATATTTGATAATTTCCTCCTTATTATCGTGTTCGCGGCCCTTCAGCTCGAACCTGCTATTTATGATATACAATATAGATTGGAAGGCACAAGTAAATAAGCACATTATATTTCTCATTCATGTAACAGAACAGAATCGTTTATACTAATAAAAGGAATCGTGGAAAGGAAGATGATCGTTGAAATTAACTTGTCTTGGGCAATGGGGAGCTTATCCGAAGGCAGGATCGGCTAATTCTTCATTCCTTTTAGAAGAAGATCACTTCCACCTATTGATTGACTGTGGAAGTGGGGTTCTCGCTCAATTGCAACGTGTACTGGCGATTGAACAATTGGACGCGTTGATCTTATCGCACTATCACCATGACCATGTCGCGGATTTAGGTTGTTTGCAATACGCGATGATGATCCAAAAACAGTTAGGCTACAGAAATAAAGCGCTACCGATCTATGGACATGGGGTGGGTGATAGTAAGTTCCATTCACTAACCTATAAACAATATACTGAGGGACTGCGCATTGTTGCAGAAGAATCGGTTAAGATCGGACCCTGGAAGATTGAATTCCAACCGACACGCCATACGGCCTATTGTCTAGCAATCAAATTTATCGGAAGTAAGCGAACGCTCGTTTACTCGGGGGATACAGGGTGGAGCGATGAACTGATTGAATTTGCGCGAGGAGCGGATACACTCATCTGTGAAGCAAGC
This genomic window contains:
- a CDS encoding potassium channel family protein, with product MDKKVFIYNLASLFILYLNIVLSFSLLYLFLDYFQLGPIVDHYASETHQNQGFDRLSRSIYFSAITLMSVGYGDVTPLGWSKGVAIIEALLGFILPPALVVKYILFPSNSLEKLMLKSSTKENDGS
- a CDS encoding heavy metal translocating P-type ATPase: MSANVKEKVQERDRRQEEGIDVAAWFKQHGESVAVIGSGALTLMAWLLSGQSQLSVGLFLLAYIIGGYAKMKEGIITLVKERDLDVNLLMLLAAIGAASIGYWLEGAVLIFIFAVSGVLENYTLAKSYREIASLMDMKPEMAVRLIDGQEHAVKIEELQVKDLVIVKPGERIPADGIVKDGVSFVDQAMITGESVPVEKATGEEVFAGTLNGQGSLIIEVTSSSESTLFSKIIRMVQEAQSEKPASQQFMERFESTYAKSVLGITVVLIMIPPFVFGWSWTEALYRAMVFLVVASPCALVASVMPVILSAISSSARKGVLFKGGAHLEILAEIKAIAVDKTGTLTLGRPQVTDIHAYQGYERNDILRIAGAIEMMSEHPISLALIEKAKEEGIELIRPNQMQSFPGRGVAAEYEGLNWKVGNADFVGSELFDEQTRERINELEKQGKTVIYLTNHEGLAGLFAIKDTIRLEAKETIAQLKNLGIAVVMLTGDREGTARAIADEAGIDEVYAEMLPADKVEKVKEMRQKYGQVAMLGDGVNDAPALATASVGIAMGITGSDVSLETADLVLVHDDLVRLPGAIRTSQKARRVIKQNIVFSLTVIFLLILSNFFQFLTLPLGVIGHEGSTILVILNGLRLLKS
- a CDS encoding conserved virulence factor C family protein; translation: MNILSVEPTPSPNVMKLNVDEQLPEGVSRNFTTEKKENAPEAIQKLLQIKGVQGVFQVLDFISIERHPRADWRDILAEVGAIFGSSLTTADPTQSAADTFGEIQVSIQMFKGIPSQVKLVSGAEETRFGLAERFSKAVMKLRSTGENYILERTWEEQGPRYGTFKEIGEEVVQELEAAYDDERIKSLLAQALGEKPETPAETLSPSEMESLLQHPDWEKRFAALEKIDPTVEDIPLLADALNDSKTSIRRLATVYLGMIEKPEALPHLYKALRDSSAAVRRTAGDALSDIGDPAAIPAMIESLSDSNKLVRWRAARFLFEVGDESALEDLKAAQHDPEFEVSLQARLAMERIERGEAASGTIWQQMSRKMQEDQNDSDDRP
- a CDS encoding MBL fold metallo-hydrolase translates to MKLTCLGQWGAYPKAGSANSSFLLEEDHFHLLIDCGSGVLAQLQRVLAIEQLDALILSHYHHDHVADLGCLQYAMMIQKQLGYRNKALPIYGHGVGDSKFHSLTYKQYTEGLRIVAEESVKIGPWKIEFQPTRHTAYCLAIKFIGSKRTLVYSGDTGWSDELIEFARGADTLICEASLYEEQHGQVPGHLTAREAGQIAAASGVKQLILTHFPHYGDHRELRAQAQAVFSGELELAQEMKIWEW